One stretch of Haladaptatus sp. R4 DNA includes these proteins:
- a CDS encoding ABC transporter ATP-binding protein codes for MAAIQTTGLTKRFGEVVAVRDLNLQVKEGEVFGFLGPNGSGKSTTINMLMDYIRPTDGTATVLGYDAQEETQPIHERIGILPDATDLYGRLSGRKHIQFAIDSKETGEDADEILDRVGLSEDDAARAAGGYSKGMRQRVTLGMALVGDPDLLILDEPSSGLDPHGVKEMREIIQAEADRGTAVFFSSHILSQVEAVCDRVAIMNKGELITVDTIDGLRNATGTGATMILTVDTVPSVDLGRIDGVTNSTVEGDELHVTYTEASAKAKVINAVEEAGATVADIRTKESSLEDLFEAYTTGSESQRMESEARP; via the coding sequence ATGGCCGCTATACAAACAACTGGCCTCACCAAGCGGTTCGGTGAGGTGGTCGCAGTCCGTGACCTGAACCTCCAAGTCAAGGAAGGCGAAGTGTTCGGCTTCCTCGGTCCGAACGGGTCCGGAAAATCGACGACCATCAACATGCTCATGGATTACATCCGCCCGACCGACGGGACTGCAACAGTGCTCGGCTACGACGCACAGGAGGAAACGCAACCGATTCACGAACGGATCGGTATCCTCCCCGACGCGACCGACCTGTACGGACGGCTCTCCGGCCGGAAACACATCCAGTTCGCCATCGACTCCAAGGAGACCGGCGAGGACGCGGACGAAATCCTCGACCGCGTCGGCCTCTCCGAGGACGACGCCGCGCGTGCGGCAGGTGGCTACTCGAAAGGGATGCGCCAGCGGGTGACGCTCGGAATGGCGCTGGTCGGCGACCCCGACCTCTTGATCCTCGACGAACCGTCCTCCGGCCTCGACCCGCACGGGGTCAAGGAGATGCGAGAGATCATCCAGGCCGAGGCGGACCGTGGAACGGCCGTGTTCTTCTCCAGCCACATCTTGAGTCAGGTCGAAGCGGTCTGTGACCGCGTCGCCATCATGAACAAGGGCGAACTCATCACGGTCGACACTATCGACGGGCTTCGGAACGCGACCGGAACCGGGGCGACGATGATACTGACGGTCGATACCGTCCCGAGCGTCGATCTGGGACGAATCGACGGCGTCACGAACTCGACGGTGGAGGGCGACGAACTGCACGTCACGTACACGGAGGCGAGCGCGAAGGCGAAGGTCATCAACGCCGTCGAAGAGGCGGGCGCGACCGTCGCCGACATCCGGACGAAGGAGTCGTCGCTCGAAGACCTCTTCGAGGCGTACACGACCGGTTCTGAAAGCCAGCGGATGGAATCGGAGGCC
- a CDS encoding ABC transporter permease subunit — MTWLSVARKDFIDARRSKGLWALIAVYVGLLALLVYAASSNPRSTMTNILQVLTLIGIFIIPISALVVAYLAIAGERESGSIKFLLGLPNTRLDLVVGKFVGRSAVIILGLLLAFGIAAFEGLFMLDSIDFTVFAEFFLLFLYFGVTYVAIAVGLSSACASRSRAMVSSVGVFFIFNVLWTIPPISPSSALRFVAHDQLGIQLSPRIYEFVYLISPSYAFQRASGLVFSGGGVYHFRVLEHGAAIPFYLKKWFMLVILGAWLVVPLVLGYLSFERADLG, encoded by the coding sequence ATGACCTGGCTGTCCGTCGCACGGAAGGATTTCATCGACGCCAGACGCTCGAAGGGGCTGTGGGCGCTCATCGCCGTCTACGTCGGCTTGCTCGCGCTGTTGGTGTACGCGGCGTCGTCGAACCCCCGCTCCACGATGACGAACATCCTCCAAGTGCTCACCCTCATCGGAATCTTCATCATCCCCATCAGCGCGCTCGTCGTCGCCTATCTCGCCATCGCGGGTGAACGCGAATCGGGCAGCATCAAATTCCTCCTCGGGTTGCCGAACACGCGCCTCGACCTCGTCGTCGGGAAGTTCGTCGGCCGATCAGCGGTCATCATCCTCGGTCTCCTGTTGGCCTTCGGTATCGCGGCGTTCGAGGGCCTCTTCATGCTCGATTCCATCGACTTCACCGTCTTCGCCGAGTTCTTCCTGCTGTTCCTCTACTTCGGCGTGACATACGTCGCCATCGCGGTCGGTCTCTCCTCGGCCTGCGCGTCGCGGTCGCGTGCGATGGTGAGTTCCGTCGGGGTTTTCTTCATCTTCAACGTGCTCTGGACGATTCCGCCCATCTCGCCGTCCTCGGCGCTCCGCTTCGTCGCACACGATCAACTCGGGATACAGCTCTCGCCGCGGATATACGAGTTCGTCTATCTCATCAGCCCGTCGTACGCCTTCCAGCGCGCTTCCGGGTTGGTGTTTTCGGGCGGAGGGGTGTACCACTTCCGCGTCCTCGAACACGGCGCGGCGATTCCGTTCTACCTGAAAAAGTGGTTCATGCTCGTCATCCTCGGCGCGTGGCTCGTCGTCCCGCTCGTTCTCGGCTATCTATCGTTCGAACGCGCCGACCTCGGCTGA
- a CDS encoding ABC transporter ATP-binding protein, with product MPAIETKSLTKRFGDVVAVDGLDLTVAEGEIYGFLGPNGAGKSTTINMLLDFMRPTDGTATVLGYDAQTDSRAIRDSIGILPDGYHLYDRLTAREHLSFAIDAKDASNDPAELIDRVGLSQEDADRKVGGYSKGMTQRLALAAALVGDPDLLILDEPSSGLDPHGIVEMRELIQAEADTGTAVFFSSHILSEVDAVCDRVGIMNSGKLVAQNTVDQLRERTGSKSQLLLSVEETPTALDLTGIEGVGDSSFEGSTLRVSFTDAAAKPAVVKRVDAVATITDIKSEEASLEELFTTYTTGDEPEEPEESRMEIPA from the coding sequence ATGCCCGCCATCGAAACTAAGTCCCTCACGAAGCGGTTCGGCGACGTCGTCGCGGTTGACGGTCTCGATTTGACCGTGGCGGAGGGCGAAATCTACGGCTTTCTTGGTCCCAACGGTGCAGGAAAATCCACCACCATCAACATGCTGTTGGACTTCATGCGCCCCACCGACGGCACGGCGACGGTCCTCGGCTACGACGCACAGACGGATTCCCGCGCCATCCGCGACTCCATCGGAATCCTCCCCGACGGCTACCACCTGTACGACCGACTGACCGCACGCGAACACCTCTCGTTCGCCATCGACGCGAAGGACGCGAGCAACGACCCGGCGGAACTCATCGACCGCGTCGGGTTGTCACAGGAGGACGCCGACCGAAAGGTCGGTGGCTACTCGAAAGGGATGACACAGCGACTCGCGCTGGCCGCCGCGCTCGTCGGCGACCCCGACCTCCTGATCCTCGACGAACCGTCCTCCGGCCTCGACCCGCACGGCATCGTCGAGATGCGTGAACTCATCCAAGCGGAGGCGGACACCGGAACGGCCGTGTTCTTCTCCAGCCACATCCTCTCCGAGGTGGACGCCGTCTGTGACCGCGTCGGCATCATGAATAGCGGGAAGCTCGTCGCACAGAACACCGTCGACCAGCTTCGGGAGCGCACCGGTTCCAAGTCGCAACTTCTCCTGTCCGTCGAGGAGACGCCGACTGCCCTCGACCTGACCGGCATCGAGGGTGTCGGCGACAGTTCCTTCGAAGGGTCGACGCTCCGCGTGTCGTTCACCGACGCCGCGGCGAAACCGGCCGTCGTCAAACGCGTCGACGCCGTGGCCACCATCACGGACATCAAGTCCGAGGAGGCGTCGCTCGAAGAACTGTTCACCACGTACACGACGGGTGACGAACCGGAAGAACCCGAAGAATCGCGCATGGAGATTCCCGCATGA
- a CDS encoding N-acetyltransferase gives MNDVTIRAAKPDDATAIRRVARGVVARGLRRGRGGSGGGRGRGPVVRHRGTPREHDAGRRRVPRRDREGGGSIVGFVHVAPITGEDDAFDLVRIYLVPEEWGAGVGTRLLDHAEARIRERGAERLRLTVVADNDRGVGFYESRGFERIGEREDAALGVQEYVYEKEL, from the coding sequence ATGAACGACGTCACCATCCGCGCCGCAAAACCGGACGACGCGACCGCCATCCGGCGCGTCGCCCGGGGAGTCGTGGCACGCGGCCTACGACGGGGTCGTGGGGGAAGCGGCGGTGGACGAGGTCGTGGACCGGTGGTACGACACCGAGGGACTCCGCGAGAGCACGACGCGGGACGGCGACGAGTTCCTCGTCGCGACCGGGAGGGGGGCGGCAGTATCGTCGGATTCGTCCACGTCGCGCCGATTACGGGCGAGGACGACGCGTTCGACCTCGTTCGAATCTATCTCGTTCCGGAGGAGTGGGGAGCGGGGGTGGGGACCCGTCTGCTCGACCACGCCGAAGCGCGGATTCGTGAACGGGGAGCCGAACGACTGCGGTTGACGGTCGTGGCCGACAACGACAGAGGAGTGGGATTTTACGAATCCCGCGGCTTCGAGCGGATCGGAGAACGGGAAGACGCTGCTCTGGGAGTGCAAGAGTACGTGTACGAGAAGGAACTGTGA
- a CDS encoding HalOD1 output domain-containing protein, which yields MIHQYSFDGDETDSIVVTVSNAVSDVTGTPMDEMPPLQETLDCDSLESLFRSFNIEEMSGIGQVGFTFHGCTVRIDTTGTVQVYEENRGFAADSSRC from the coding sequence TTGATACATCAATACTCGTTCGACGGTGACGAGACCGACAGTATCGTCGTCACGGTCAGCAACGCCGTCTCCGACGTGACTGGAACGCCGATGGATGAGATGCCACCGCTGCAGGAGACGCTCGATTGTGACTCGCTCGAATCGCTTTTTAGATCTTTTAATATCGAAGAGATGTCCGGAATCGGCCAGGTGGGGTTTACGTTTCACGGTTGTACCGTTCGTATCGACACGACGGGAACCGTCCAAGTGTACGAGGAGAATCGTGGCTTTGCCGCCGATAGCTCAAGGTGCTAA
- a CDS encoding glycosyltransferase family 4 protein gives MRVAFVAEVTAQHEESGRTRRLRRIAELLANRGHEATVFCAQWWDGDHDTFEQADVTYHAVTTEPPGDTPSRRFALSLPGALRRVKPDVIHATAVPKHVLAAKTASKLARAPLVVDWYESPPETAGNASKSLRMAARSPDGVITPSETVKTRVRELGADEADVRVIPNSIDTDAIREARTVEGADIVYSRRLDEDANVESLFLALAELRGMGWNAVIIGDGPEREGYERQAADLRIDDRVEFTGAQPVEKRIPVFRGAHVYVQTARREAFPTDLLRALACGCSGVVEYHVESSAHELVEQEDRTFRTTSEQELTEALRSAAELPHMTENEEFDRYDDDPVLEQYLDCYRDMQDSFGFF, from the coding sequence ATGCGCGTCGCGTTCGTCGCGGAAGTAACGGCCCAACACGAGGAGTCGGGGAGGACTCGCCGACTCCGACGTATCGCGGAACTGCTTGCGAACCGCGGCCACGAGGCCACGGTCTTCTGTGCACAGTGGTGGGACGGCGACCACGATACGTTCGAACAGGCGGACGTGACGTACCACGCGGTGACGACCGAACCGCCCGGCGACACACCATCGCGCCGGTTCGCGCTCTCGCTCCCCGGCGCACTTCGCCGCGTGAAACCGGACGTGATTCACGCGACCGCAGTGCCGAAACACGTCCTCGCGGCGAAGACAGCGAGCAAACTCGCGCGCGCACCGCTCGTCGTCGACTGGTACGAGTCACCGCCCGAAACCGCCGGGAACGCCTCGAAATCGCTTCGGATGGCCGCGCGTTCGCCGGACGGGGTCATCACGCCGTCGGAGACGGTGAAAACCCGGGTTCGGGAACTCGGCGCGGACGAGGCGGACGTGCGCGTGATTCCCAACAGCATCGATACGGACGCGATTCGAGAGGCCCGGACCGTCGAGGGGGCCGACATCGTCTATTCGCGCCGATTGGACGAGGACGCCAACGTCGAGAGTCTCTTTCTGGCGCTGGCGGAACTCCGCGGGATGGGCTGGAACGCCGTCATCATCGGCGACGGTCCCGAACGTGAGGGGTACGAACGACAGGCCGCCGACCTCCGCATCGACGACCGCGTGGAGTTCACGGGCGCACAACCCGTCGAGAAGCGGATTCCGGTGTTTCGTGGCGCACACGTCTACGTCCAGACGGCGCGCAGGGAGGCCTTTCCCACCGACCTCCTCCGAGCGCTCGCGTGTGGCTGTTCGGGCGTCGTGGAGTACCACGTCGAATCGAGCGCCCACGAGTTGGTCGAACAGGAGGACCGCACGTTTCGGACGACGAGCGAACAGGAACTCACCGAGGCGCTTCGCTCGGCCGCCGAACTTCCACACATGACCGAAAACGAGGAGTTCGATCGATACGACGACGACCCCGTACTCGAACAGTACCTCGACTGTTACCGGGACATGCAGGATTCGTTCGGCTTTTTCTGA
- a CDS encoding ATP-binding cassette domain-containing protein produces the protein MATKLEARRLVRVLGNDRIIDDISFAVAEGDVLAVLGPSGAGKSSLLRLLNRLDEPSEGTVLLDGTDYREIPPRELRNRIGTVPQSPALRDGTVFENVTIGPRLRGESVSEETVGDLLARMDLGGYAERDVAELSGGEAQRVSIARTLVTEPEVLLLDEPTSSLDSRSEAQVETLLEGLVHETDLTTVLVTHDDSQARRLADRVALLEDGRLESIGAVSEVMA, from the coding sequence ATGGCCACGAAGCTCGAAGCTCGACGCCTCGTCCGGGTTCTGGGGAACGACCGAATCATCGACGATATCTCGTTCGCGGTCGCGGAGGGCGACGTGCTCGCGGTGCTCGGCCCGTCCGGGGCCGGAAAGTCGTCGCTCCTTCGACTACTCAACCGACTCGACGAACCGAGCGAGGGGACCGTGTTGCTCGACGGGACGGACTACCGGGAGATTCCACCGCGGGAACTGCGTAACCGCATCGGTACCGTTCCGCAGTCGCCCGCCCTCCGCGACGGGACGGTCTTCGAGAACGTGACCATCGGCCCGCGACTCCGCGGCGAGTCCGTTTCCGAGGAAACCGTCGGGGACCTGCTGGCGCGGATGGACCTCGGCGGCTACGCCGAGCGGGACGTGGCGGAACTGTCGGGCGGCGAGGCACAGCGCGTTTCCATCGCCCGGACACTCGTCACGGAACCCGAGGTGCTGCTTCTCGACGAACCCACGTCGAGTCTGGACTCGCGGTCGGAGGCGCAGGTCGAGACGCTCCTCGAAGGACTCGTTCACGAGACCGACCTCACGACGGTGCTGGTCACGCACGACGATTCGCAGGCGCGACGGCTGGCCGACCGCGTGGCGCTGCTCGAAGACGGCCGTCTCGAATCCATCGGCGCGGTCTCGGAGGTGATGGCGTGA
- a CDS encoding ABC transporter permease → MAGFFGQFQNPDVLRGLTQVAAASVLALVVLGVSAVRNLDLETELGRSFVRGFVQVVAMGSVIGILFSVNLAWSGLVLVAMMAIAAWISKDRGENVPGVFRVSLVGIAFGSGVVIVAMVAAGAIEASVRNLIPVGGMIIANAMKTNSLALDRFKGEVESNRAEIEAVLSLGVAPENVVSEYVTTSVRASLIPMVESLKSLGLVYIPGMMSGMILAGANPIYAAEYQFVIMAMLFAAGGLTSMVSTLLVGRYAFTEAEQLKRFDGSATRV, encoded by the coding sequence ATGGCGGGATTCTTCGGTCAGTTTCAGAACCCGGACGTCCTGCGAGGACTCACTCAAGTCGCCGCTGCGTCGGTGCTGGCGCTCGTCGTGCTCGGCGTCTCGGCGGTTCGCAACCTCGACCTCGAAACCGAACTCGGTCGGTCGTTCGTCCGTGGATTCGTGCAGGTGGTGGCGATGGGGTCGGTCATCGGAATCCTGTTCTCGGTGAACCTCGCGTGGAGCGGCCTCGTGCTCGTGGCGATGATGGCCATCGCCGCGTGGATTTCCAAGGACCGGGGCGAGAACGTCCCCGGCGTCTTCCGCGTGTCGCTCGTCGGAATCGCGTTCGGTTCGGGGGTGGTCATCGTGGCGATGGTCGCCGCCGGAGCCATCGAGGCATCGGTCCGAAACCTCATCCCCGTCGGCGGGATGATCATCGCAAACGCGATGAAGACGAATTCCCTCGCGCTCGACCGATTCAAGGGAGAGGTAGAGTCGAACCGGGCGGAGATAGAAGCCGTCCTCTCGTTGGGCGTCGCGCCCGAAAACGTCGTCTCGGAGTACGTGACGACGAGCGTGCGGGCGTCCCTGATTCCGATGGTGGAATCGCTGAAAAGCCTCGGATTGGTGTACATCCCCGGAATGATGTCGGGTATGATCCTCGCCGGGGCGAATCCCATCTACGCGGCCGAATACCAATTCGTCATCATGGCGATGTTGTTCGCCGCCGGTGGACTGACGAGCATGGTGAGCACGCTCCTCGTCGGTCGGTACGCGTTCACCGAGGCGGAACAGTTGAAGCGATTCGACGGGTCGGCGACGAGGGTGTGA
- a CDS encoding S9 family peptidase: MDARPFELNDIFDVRLVSNCSLSPDGERIAFVLREADRAADENHRSLFVVPTDGADDPHRLTRVSGVGSPKWSPSGSKLAFLAARERDVSLRVGRDDDAEDEGDADDLDDTPNSQVWLFDLERGGDARQITNRDEGVREFDWGPDGERLVVSVRDPTDEEAEYLNARRNEDAPVETERLQHKYDGTGFLDEVTTYLFVVDVRTRAIRRLDDAYGGGAYEAMTGLQPAWGPDRIAFISNRTDHPDRTSMMDVFTIDPSGSDLRRVTAGELSASKPRWSPDGGRLSFVGGNPNNWCIPNRVFVADGGTYQSVSTSLNRSVSRIGAPTWTDDDTLLAPFGDEARTRLVRLSANQDDSERVFDAQGEYRTITSFDATESTVALCLTGPSDPTDVYAMPTDAIDGGEAPTRLTAMNADLVDEVAMPNCRRVTFENGDGGTIEAIAYLPPTFDPDDPEPRPLIAAIHGGPMSYDAPQFGVDDCYWTGKGYVVLRVNYRGSLSYGREFTESIRGEWGPRESDDIISGVEWAVRRGWADEDRLFVTGFSQGGVNSAHIITRTDLFAAAAPEHGIYDFYSLFGTGDHHQWYVTDLGLPWEEPDAYHAMSSITEVGGVETPTLVTAGENDWRCPPSQAEQLYVSLKRQGVPTKLVIYPNEHHNIGAPKRARHRLKTLTEWFERHDPGKDE, from the coding sequence ATGGACGCTCGCCCTTTTGAACTGAACGATATCTTCGATGTCCGACTCGTTTCTAACTGTTCCCTCTCACCCGACGGAGAGCGTATCGCGTTCGTACTGAGGGAAGCCGACAGGGCGGCCGACGAAAACCATCGGTCGTTGTTCGTCGTTCCGACCGACGGAGCCGACGACCCGCATCGGCTCACTCGTGTTTCCGGCGTTGGGTCGCCGAAGTGGTCGCCGTCCGGGTCGAAACTCGCGTTTCTCGCCGCTCGCGAACGCGACGTCTCGCTGCGCGTCGGTCGGGACGACGACGCAGAAGACGAAGGGGATGCGGACGATTTGGACGATACACCGAACTCCCAAGTCTGGCTGTTCGACCTCGAACGCGGTGGCGACGCTCGTCAAATCACCAACCGGGACGAGGGCGTTCGAGAATTCGACTGGGGACCGGACGGCGAGCGTCTCGTCGTCTCCGTCCGCGACCCGACCGACGAGGAGGCGGAGTATCTGAACGCCCGCCGAAACGAGGACGCACCGGTCGAAACCGAGCGTCTCCAACACAAGTACGACGGAACCGGCTTTCTGGACGAGGTGACGACGTATCTGTTCGTCGTGGACGTTCGGACCCGGGCTATCCGTCGGCTCGACGACGCGTACGGAGGCGGCGCGTACGAGGCCATGACCGGACTGCAACCCGCGTGGGGACCGGACCGAATCGCGTTCATATCGAATCGAACGGACCACCCGGACCGAACCTCGATGATGGACGTGTTCACCATCGACCCGTCCGGGAGCGACCTGCGACGGGTCACAGCCGGGGAACTATCCGCTTCGAAACCGCGTTGGAGCCCGGACGGCGGTCGATTGTCGTTCGTCGGTGGCAACCCGAACAACTGGTGCATCCCGAATCGAGTGTTCGTGGCCGACGGTGGGACGTACCAGTCGGTGTCGACATCCCTCAACCGGTCGGTGTCGCGGATCGGCGCGCCGACGTGGACGGACGACGATACGCTCCTCGCTCCGTTCGGCGACGAAGCGCGGACGCGACTGGTTCGACTCTCCGCGAACCAAGACGACTCGGAACGAGTATTCGACGCGCAGGGCGAGTATCGGACTATCACGTCGTTCGATGCGACGGAATCGACCGTCGCGCTCTGTCTCACCGGACCGAGCGACCCCACCGACGTGTACGCGATGCCGACCGACGCAATCGACGGGGGCGAAGCCCCAACGCGACTCACCGCGATGAACGCCGATCTCGTGGACGAGGTGGCGATGCCGAACTGTCGCCGCGTCACGTTCGAGAACGGCGACGGCGGTACGATCGAAGCCATCGCGTACCTTCCACCGACGTTCGACCCCGACGACCCCGAACCGCGTCCGCTCATCGCCGCCATCCACGGCGGGCCGATGTCGTACGACGCCCCGCAGTTCGGCGTCGACGACTGCTACTGGACCGGGAAGGGCTACGTCGTCCTCCGAGTCAACTACCGCGGAAGCCTCTCGTACGGTCGGGAGTTCACCGAATCCATCCGCGGAGAGTGGGGACCGCGCGAAAGCGACGACATCATCTCGGGTGTCGAGTGGGCGGTTCGACGCGGCTGGGCCGACGAAGACAGGTTGTTCGTCACTGGGTTTTCACAGGGCGGCGTGAACAGCGCTCACATCATCACGCGGACCGACCTGTTCGCCGCGGCCGCGCCCGAACACGGAATCTACGACTTCTACTCCCTGTTCGGAACCGGAGACCACCACCAGTGGTACGTAACCGACCTCGGCCTTCCGTGGGAGGAACCGGACGCCTACCACGCCATGTCGAGCATCACCGAGGTGGGAGGCGTCGAGACGCCCACGCTCGTCACGGCCGGGGAGAACGATTGGCGTTGTCCGCCGTCACAGGCCGAACAGTTGTACGTGAGTTTGAAAAGACAAGGAGTACCGACGAAACTCGTCATCTATCCGAACGAACATCACAATATCGGCGCGCCGAAACGGGCGCGCCATCGGTTGAAAACGCTCACCGAATGGTTCGAACGGCACGATCCGGGTAAAGACGAGTGA